One genomic window of Thermodesulfobacteriota bacterium includes the following:
- a CDS encoding tetratricopeptide repeat protein, which yields MAFGWFSGKKDPAGKALEKADRLAGQGRWAEALSYYEEARDAASGSEPARNGVRACREQLVAFNLSEAAAYETAGDPGKAREHAALALDLAAGEAALASRARQVLDRLEGPGAASAASPAAPGRLFPPSCGCSAPCGPGEAAEGEGEAPVEDLYGFYLEALSPEERDAFEALEGEGDFPEGFVLLQQGETRLARPLLEAARSAYPTQPGPHYALGLLAALEKDPEAAGRYFAQALEVGPGFSPAAHHRADVLRESGSPAEGAAFLRRWLQGHPDDGEAWVLLAACSLEAGDPAACLEASEEGARRMPPADPRANLLKARALRRLGRPDQALGALQAVAARRPDLLEALVPIGDILLEKGGASAERAAEVFKRCYRLDPERGWVYRLRLAQAYAARGWPAEAKDMLAEARAELPDAPEARERWEEVRRILEGSAAKGP from the coding sequence ATGGCGTTCGGCTGGTTCTCGGGCAAGAAGGACCCGGCGGGCAAGGCACTGGAAAAGGCCGACCGGCTCGCGGGGCAAGGCCGGTGGGCCGAGGCCCTCTCCTACTACGAAGAAGCCCGGGACGCGGCTTCGGGGTCCGAGCCGGCGCGCAACGGGGTGCGCGCCTGCCGGGAGCAGCTCGTGGCCTTCAACCTCTCGGAGGCCGCAGCCTACGAGACAGCGGGCGATCCCGGCAAGGCCCGGGAGCACGCCGCCCTGGCACTGGACCTGGCGGCGGGCGAGGCGGCGCTGGCTTCCCGCGCCCGGCAAGTGCTCGACCGGCTCGAAGGACCCGGGGCTGCGTCCGCTGCGAGCCCGGCCGCGCCGGGACGCCTCTTCCCTCCCTCCTGCGGGTGCTCCGCACCCTGCGGCCCGGGAGAAGCTGCCGAAGGCGAGGGGGAGGCGCCGGTGGAGGACCTCTACGGGTTCTACCTGGAGGCCCTGTCCCCGGAAGAGCGCGATGCCTTCGAGGCCCTGGAGGGGGAAGGCGACTTCCCGGAGGGGTTCGTGCTCTTGCAGCAGGGGGAGACCCGCCTGGCACGCCCCTTGCTTGAGGCCGCCCGGAGCGCGTACCCGACCCAGCCCGGACCCCACTACGCGCTGGGCCTCTTGGCCGCCCTCGAGAAAGACCCGGAGGCGGCCGGACGCTACTTCGCCCAAGCCCTGGAGGTGGGCCCCGGCTTCTCCCCCGCTGCCCACCACCGGGCCGACGTGCTCCGGGAGAGCGGCAGCCCGGCCGAGGGCGCCGCGTTCCTGCGCCGGTGGCTCCAGGGGCATCCGGACGACGGCGAGGCCTGGGTGCTCCTGGCCGCCTGCTCCCTGGAGGCGGGTGACCCCGCTGCCTGCCTGGAGGCATCCGAGGAGGGGGCCCGCCGCATGCCGCCGGCGGACCCCCGGGCGAACCTCCTCAAGGCCCGGGCCCTCCGCCGGCTCGGCCGCCCCGACCAGGCCCTGGGCGCCCTGCAGGCCGTGGCGGCCCGGCGCCCCGACCTGCTGGAGGCCCTGGTGCCCATCGGAGACATCCTGCTGGAGAAGGGCGGGGCTTCCGCCGAGCGCGCGGCCGAGGTCTTCAAGCGCTGCTACCGCCTGGACCCCGAGCGGGGCTGGGTGTACCGGCTGCGCCTGGCCCAGGCCTACGCCGCCCGGGGCTGGCCGGCCGAGGCGAAGGACATGCTGGCCGAGGCCCGCGCGGAGCTTCCCGACGCGCCCGAGGCCCGGGAACGCTGGGAAGAGGTGCGGCGGATACTGGAGGGAAGCGCCGCCAAGGGGCCTTGA
- a CDS encoding rhodanese-like domain-containing protein produces MVYVRSRLYCIVLLVAGVLLLLAGGPAAGALKPPLEAPQLRALLGQEGGEVFLLDVRTRREWAGGRIPGSVWIPMNDVPARLADIPARSKVVVVCASGVRSAAVARYLDQMGYPWVANYPGGVVDWSRRGLPLER; encoded by the coding sequence ATGGTGTACGTCCGATCGCGTTTGTACTGCATAGTGCTGCTCGTCGCCGGCGTGCTTCTGCTCCTGGCAGGCGGTCCGGCCGCGGGCGCCTTGAAGCCCCCCCTCGAGGCGCCCCAGCTCCGGGCCCTGTTGGGCCAGGAAGGGGGAGAGGTGTTCCTCCTGGACGTGCGCACCCGGAGGGAGTGGGCCGGCGGACGCATCCCCGGCTCCGTGTGGATTCCCATGAACGACGTGCCCGCCCGCCTGGCCGACATCCCCGCCAGGAGCAAGGTGGTCGTGGTGTGCGCCAGCGGCGTGCGCAGCGCCGCGGTGGCCCGATACCTAGACCAGATGGGGTACCCGTGGGTGGCGAACTACCCCGGCGGAGTGGTGGACTGGTCGCGCCGGGGGCTTCCGCTGGAGCGGTAG
- the rnhA gene encoding ribonuclease HI: protein MPEPRAKQADVWIYTDGACAGNPGPGGWAAVLVRGGRYEELGGAEAHTTNNRMEMRAAVEGLGAVGPAERAHVVTDSKYLHDGISRWIHAWKRRGWRKADGNEVLNRDLWEALDALCRRPGAPVTWEHVRGHAGHALNERCDAIAVAFSRGQVPELRSGDGSWISGIRESAPPSKLPEGLSYPLYLSLVDGELRVHLDWADCEEWVKGARGAKYRKVRSAGELAELLAAWGVSDDDARRLGLGARGPR from the coding sequence ATGCCGGAACCACGCGCAAAGCAGGCCGACGTCTGGATCTACACCGACGGCGCCTGTGCCGGAAACCCCGGCCCCGGCGGGTGGGCGGCGGTGCTCGTTCGGGGAGGGCGCTATGAGGAGCTCGGGGGCGCCGAGGCGCACACCACCAACAACCGCATGGAGATGCGGGCCGCCGTCGAGGGACTGGGGGCCGTGGGCCCGGCGGAGAGGGCCCACGTGGTGACCGACTCCAAGTACCTCCACGACGGCATCTCGCGCTGGATCCACGCGTGGAAGCGCCGCGGGTGGCGCAAGGCCGACGGCAACGAGGTGCTCAACCGGGACCTGTGGGAGGCCCTGGATGCCTTGTGCCGGCGCCCTGGCGCCCCGGTGACCTGGGAGCACGTGCGTGGCCACGCGGGACATGCCTTGAACGAGCGGTGCGACGCCATCGCGGTGGCCTTCTCCCGGGGCCAGGTGCCCGAGCTGCGCTCCGGGGACGGGAGCTGGATCTCGGGGATCCGGGAGAGCGCCCCGCCGTCGAAGCTTCCCGAGGGCCTGTCCTACCCCCTGTACCTCAGCCTCGTGGACGGGGAGCTTCGCGTGCATCTCGACTGGGCCGATTGCGAGGAGTGGGTGAAGGGGGCGCGGGGCGCGAAGTATCGGAAGGTGAGAAGCGCCGGGGAGCTGGCGGAGTTGCTCGCCGCCTGGGGCGTATCCGACGACGACGCCCGGCGGCTGGGACTCGGGGCAAGGGGCCCCCGGTGA
- a CDS encoding NDP-sugar synthase, with protein MTIEGPGLRAVVLAAGFGTRLRPLSLELPKPGWPFFGVPLAAHVLRALGGAGVREAIVNLHHLPERLREALEPWIPEDLRVWWSTEEVIQGTGGALLPWRGLLSGGTFLLANGDTYQELDLPDLLRCHRETGAAATLALRPLPPGSSAPIEADAAGRIVGFLGARAPGSRPGTPCEFTGVHALEPEILARLPERPHCINADVHRHLVAEGVHLQGYFPPEDAFWSDLGTPERYLGAHREVLSRGVLPPGLPGRLVSGEEATPEGGRLVGPSFLGPEARVEAGARAGPFAVLGAGARLGPGARAQDSVLWAGASWEQGRLRGAVLSPSGSTLPAAAQGER; from the coding sequence GTGACTATTGAAGGGCCCGGCCTCCGGGCCGTGGTGCTGGCCGCCGGGTTCGGCACCCGCCTGCGGCCCCTGAGCCTGGAGCTCCCCAAGCCCGGCTGGCCCTTTTTCGGGGTGCCGCTCGCGGCCCACGTGCTGCGTGCCCTGGGGGGGGCCGGCGTCCGGGAAGCCATCGTGAACCTCCACCACCTGCCGGAGCGCCTGCGGGAGGCCCTGGAGCCCTGGATCCCGGAGGATCTTCGGGTGTGGTGGAGCACCGAGGAGGTGATCCAGGGCACGGGGGGCGCCCTCCTTCCCTGGCGGGGGCTCCTCTCGGGGGGGACCTTCCTGCTCGCCAACGGCGACACCTACCAGGAGCTCGACCTCCCCGACCTTCTCCGGTGCCACCGGGAGACCGGGGCGGCCGCCACCCTGGCTCTGCGCCCCCTGCCCCCCGGGAGCTCGGCGCCCATCGAGGCGGATGCCGCGGGGCGGATCGTGGGCTTCCTCGGAGCCCGGGCCCCGGGCTCCAGGCCCGGAACGCCCTGCGAGTTCACCGGGGTTCACGCCCTGGAGCCGGAGATCCTGGCGCGCCTTCCCGAGCGGCCCCACTGCATCAACGCCGACGTGCACCGGCACCTGGTGGCCGAAGGAGTGCACCTCCAGGGCTACTTCCCCCCGGAAGACGCCTTCTGGAGCGATCTCGGCACCCCGGAGCGGTACCTGGGCGCCCACCGGGAGGTCCTTTCCCGGGGCGTGCTCCCGCCGGGGCTTCCCGGCCGCCTGGTTTCGGGGGAGGAGGCGACGCCGGAAGGGGGGCGCCTGGTGGGGCCGTCTTTCCTTGGGCCGGAGGCCCGGGTGGAGGCCGGAGCCCGGGCGGGGCCCTTTGCCGTCCTGGGAGCCGGCGCCCGCCTCGGGCCCGGGGCACGCGCGCAGGATTCGGTCCTCTGGGCCGGGGCGTCTTGGGAGCAGGGGCGGCTGCGCGGGGCAGTCCTGTCGCCGTCGGGGAGCACGCTCCCCGCAGCCGCACAGGGGGAGCGATGA
- a CDS encoding nitroreductase family protein → MNGELPVGRWERAIAARVSRRRYLPRAPDPSLLQRLEDHCARFRPLGAARALPVSPCPPNLFRGIVGSYGSIRGAPCCLAFVGPAGSEVQVGYVGEAAVLEATVLGLGTCWVGGLFRPDSLGDRVALGLGERVWAVAAVGLPVERKTLEERLMAGIARSHKRKPAEVLAPGIGSWPAWAARAVTAARLAPSALNRQPWRFRREGETLVLCADGPDTYAIPKRLDCGIALLHTELGARAAGWTGSWELLPAPGVAAFRHSSTP, encoded by the coding sequence ATGAACGGAGAGTTGCCGGTCGGGCGCTGGGAAAGGGCAATTGCGGCGCGCGTCTCGCGCCGCCGATACCTGCCCCGCGCTCCGGATCCCTCGCTCCTCCAGCGCCTGGAGGACCACTGCGCCCGGTTCCGCCCCCTGGGAGCCGCCCGGGCGCTCCCCGTCTCCCCCTGCCCCCCGAACCTCTTCCGAGGCATCGTGGGGAGCTACGGGAGCATCCGGGGCGCCCCCTGCTGCCTGGCCTTCGTGGGGCCCGCCGGCTCCGAGGTCCAGGTGGGGTACGTGGGGGAGGCCGCCGTGCTGGAGGCCACGGTCCTGGGCCTGGGCACCTGCTGGGTGGGAGGACTCTTTCGCCCCGACTCCCTGGGAGATCGGGTGGCCCTGGGGCTTGGAGAGAGGGTCTGGGCCGTCGCGGCCGTGGGGCTTCCCGTGGAGAGGAAGACGCTTGAGGAGCGCCTCATGGCCGGCATCGCCCGCTCTCACAAGCGAAAGCCCGCCGAGGTGCTTGCCCCGGGGATCGGCTCCTGGCCCGCCTGGGCAGCCCGGGCCGTAACTGCAGCGCGCCTCGCCCCCTCGGCCCTCAACCGCCAGCCCTGGCGGTTTCGCCGGGAGGGCGAGACCCTGGTCCTCTGCGCCGACGGCCCCGACACCTACGCCATCCCCAAACGCCTGGACTGCGGCATCGCCCTCCTCCACACGGAGCTCGGGGCTCGGGCCGCCGGTTGGACGGGGAGCTGGGAGTTGCTGCCGGCCCCCGGGGTGGCGGCCTTCCGGCACTCGTCCACGCCGTAA
- a CDS encoding TlpA disulfide reductase family protein: MKTVRTALALAILALLLGSAPARAFKRTEVGEPLKDFVLDSLVGGPLRLSEHLGSRATLLVFWATWSPRSAAALRDFEQLYRAHRGDGLQVVGVNVEHQEWDPADAPRLEAFVREREVTFPVLFDKDLAVFSAYGVIATPSSVLAGPDGTILELLEGYANVTRGAFQDRVLRELGVLAPESEKDPEPVGYRPKGKAERFVQMGRVLLERGMPGRAEKVFRQALEEDPEWPEARQALTEALEAQEKAGEATGRRGNATRREEKP; the protein is encoded by the coding sequence GTTCGCACCGCACTTGCCCTCGCGATCCTGGCCCTGCTGCTTGGCTCGGCGCCGGCCCGTGCCTTCAAGCGCACCGAGGTGGGGGAACCCTTGAAGGACTTCGTCCTGGATTCCCTCGTCGGCGGTCCCCTGCGCCTCTCCGAGCACCTGGGTTCCCGGGCGACCCTGCTGGTCTTCTGGGCTACGTGGAGCCCCCGCAGCGCCGCGGCGCTGCGGGACTTCGAGCAACTCTACCGGGCTCACCGGGGCGACGGCCTCCAGGTGGTGGGCGTCAACGTGGAGCACCAGGAGTGGGACCCCGCCGACGCGCCCCGGCTGGAGGCGTTCGTGCGGGAGCGGGAGGTGACCTTCCCGGTGCTCTTCGACAAGGACCTGGCCGTGTTCTCCGCGTACGGGGTGATCGCCACGCCCTCCAGCGTCCTGGCGGGTCCGGACGGGACGATCCTGGAGCTCCTCGAGGGCTACGCCAACGTGACGCGCGGCGCGTTCCAGGATCGGGTGCTCCGGGAGCTGGGGGTGCTGGCTCCCGAGTCCGAGAAGGACCCCGAGCCCGTGGGGTATCGGCCCAAGGGAAAGGCCGAGAGGTTCGTGCAGATGGGCCGGGTGCTCCTGGAGCGGGGGATGCCGGGGCGGGCCGAGAAGGTGTTCCGCCAGGCCCTGGAGGAGGACCCGGAGTGGCCCGAGGCCCGCCAGGCGCTGACCGAGGCCCTGGAGGCCCAGGAGAAGGCCGGAGAGGCGACGGGGCGGCGGGGAAACGCGACCCGCAGGGAGGAGAAGCCGTGA
- a CDS encoding RT0821/Lpp0805 family surface protein — MNKRWMRWLSLPLLVVLVGCSAPPRKAEIGTVLGGVGGGILGAQVGGGHGRTAAIIAGTILGAVIGQEIGRSIDRTDELMAQQVLEVNRSGQTSQWVNPDTGNTVAVTPTRTYQAAAGQYCREYQTEVMVGGRKESAYGTACRQPDGSWKIQQ; from the coding sequence GTGAACAAGAGATGGATGAGGTGGTTGAGCCTGCCGTTGCTGGTGGTCCTGGTGGGGTGCTCCGCACCTCCCAGGAAGGCCGAGATCGGCACCGTCCTGGGCGGCGTGGGAGGAGGTATCCTGGGGGCCCAGGTGGGGGGCGGGCACGGGCGCACCGCGGCCATCATCGCGGGGACGATCCTGGGGGCGGTCATCGGGCAGGAGATCGGGCGCTCCATCGACCGCACCGACGAACTCATGGCCCAGCAGGTGCTCGAAGTCAATCGCAGCGGACAGACCTCCCAGTGGGTGAATCCCGACACGGGCAACACCGTGGCCGTCACCCCCACTCGCACCTACCAGGCGGCGGCCGGCCAGTACTGCCGGGAGTACCAGACCGAGGTGATGGTGGGTGGGCGCAAGGAGAGCGCCTACGGCACCGCCTGCCGCCAGCCCGACGGCTCCTGGAAGATCCAGCAGTAG
- a CDS encoding cupin domain-containing protein translates to MKIGHVEEIAAQAVEVEGARGVRMRVVVGEAQGAPNFVMRVFDVAPGGHSPHHAHGFEHEVYVLAGRGTHLDGGREEPLGPGDVVYVAPDAVHQFRAAPDEGLRFVCVVPRG, encoded by the coding sequence GTGAAGATCGGACACGTGGAGGAGATCGCCGCCCAGGCGGTGGAGGTGGAGGGCGCGCGGGGCGTGCGGATGCGGGTGGTGGTGGGCGAGGCCCAGGGGGCCCCCAACTTCGTGATGCGCGTCTTCGACGTGGCGCCCGGGGGCCACAGCCCCCACCACGCCCACGGCTTCGAGCACGAGGTCTACGTGCTCGCGGGCCGGGGCACCCATCTCGACGGGGGCCGCGAAGAACCCCTGGGGCCCGGCGACGTGGTCTACGTAGCCCCGGACGCGGTGCACCAATTCCGGGCGGCGCCCGACGAGGGGCTGCGGTTCGTCTGCGTGGTGCCCCGGGGCTGA